In Pseudopipra pipra isolate bDixPip1 chromosome 24, bDixPip1.hap1, whole genome shotgun sequence, a single genomic region encodes these proteins:
- the TRNP1 gene encoding TMF-regulated nuclear protein 1, protein MPGPVSAEPSPYRCRTGPYRPPGCTAPLRGRASLPYPSTPPLPVRSRCRSRLRRGRATLRQHRPRAIYPRRIPPLPLPLPMAASPAAPASRSPARGDAQRPSRGGPGGPEAGTESGGGGGSSSPGAVELAAARRRLVAAEGRRRAAAELEGRVWQVHCALRHAELRLAARAETLGRLGAGVAQAQLALAAQSQRLQKGLRRRPRPRPAALLAAARALRSCVPWAPSRARGAAAGTPVRRLPAAPRGSA, encoded by the exons ATGCCCGGCCCGGTGTC TGCAGAACCAAGCCCGTACCGGTGCCGTACCGGTCCGTACCGACCCCCGGGCTGCACCGCACCGCTCCGGGGTCGCGCGTCCCTCCCCTACCCCTCCACCCCCCCTTTGCCGGTGCGGAGCCGCTGCCGGAGCCGCCTCCGCCGGGGCCGAGCCACCCTCCGCCAGCACCGCCCCCGGGCTATATATCCCCGCCGCATCCCTCCtctcccgctcccgctccccaTGGCTGCATCACCGGCGGCACCGGCATCCCGGAGCCCCGCCCGCGGCGACGCGCAGCGCCCGTcccgcggcggccccggcggccccGAGGCGGGCACGgagagcggcggcggcggcggcagcagcagccccggcgCGGTGGAGCTGGCGGCGGCCCGGCGGCGGCTGGTGGCGGcggaggggcggcggcgggcggcggcggagctGGAGGGGCGCGTGTGGCAAGTGCACTGCGCCCTGCGGCACGCAGAGCTCCGCCTGGCCGCCCGGGCAGAGACCCTGGGCCGGCTGGGGGCCGGCgtggcacaggcacagctggcGCTGGCGGCCCAGAGCCAGCGGCTGCAGAAGGggctccgccgccgcccgcgcccccggcccgccgcGCTCCtcgccgccgcccgcgccctcCGCAGCTGCGTGCCCTGGGCACCGTCCCGGGCAcggggggcggccgcggggaCCCCCGTTCGCCGGCTGCCGGCGGCGCCCCGCGGGTCCGCGTAG
- the KDF1 gene encoding keratinocyte differentiation factor 1 → MLGRKTRLPQDLNSHRQLNQSCQEAVPLRTRAAKGTDVSLEVFSGSTPEIKPSRSRAQQMRDRKGRKAELKDSNGREAETITFISGTAEAPPNQSFCCSSLSQAWNTYKAVFCCIVTCGGCFQDCSVCVPYPGPTETSTDDGKNGDYNGRLPNSPTNVSPAEKNGNQIKKSSVGSSFSYPDVKLKGIPVYQNRSPSHQLESDSCCKELLEKPFRNSIEKPPLPSSHRSSEEYYSFHESDVDISELNGSMSSRQIDVLIFKKLTELFSVHQIDELAKCTSDTVFLEKTNKISDLINSITQDYNLDEQDAECRLVRGIIRISTRKSRVRPHISIPASQSHEEKSSRGNAPDSGNETMLESMVMSQDDLAVQISEETPADVMARNMRRHSSAGSPTSRDSSFQDTETDSSGAPLLQVYC, encoded by the exons ATGCTGGGCCGGAAAACACGACTCCCCCAGGACCTGAACAGCCACCGCCAGCTGAACCAGTCCTGCCAGGAGGCCGTGCCCCTGCGGACCCGGGCGGCCAAGGGCACAGATGTCAGCTTGGAGGTGTTCAGTGGCTCCACGCCGGAGATCAAGCCCAGCCGCAGCCGAGCCCAGCAGATGCGGGACAGGAAAGGGCGCAAAGCTGAGCTCAAAGACTCCAACGGCAGAGAGGCAGAGACAATTACCTTTATCTCTGGCACAGCAGAGGCTCCCCCGAACCAGAGCTTTTGCTGTTCCTCTCTGTCTCAGGCCTGGAACACGTACAAGGCTGTTTTCTGTTGTATAGTGACCTGTGGGGGCTGCTTCCAGGACTGCAGTGTCTGTGTCCCCTACCCCGGGCCCACCGAGACCTCCACTGACGATGGAAAGAACGGAGACTATAACGGGCGGCTGCCAAACAGCCCCACCAACGTCTCTCCCGCTGAGAAGAACGGGAACCAGATAAAAAAGTCCAGCGTGGGCAGCAGTTTCAGTTACCCGGATGTGAAGCTGAAGGGCATTCCTGTCTACCAAAACAGGAGCCCCAGCCACCAGCTGGAATCGGATTCCTGctgcaaggagctgctggagaagcccttcaggaACAGCATAGAAAAGCCGCCGCTCCCCAGCAGCCACCGGAGCTCGGAGGAGTATTATTCCTTCCACGAGTCTGATGTGGACATCAGTGAGCTGAACGGCTCCATGTCCAGCAGGCAGATCGATGTCCTGATCTTCAAGAAGCTGACGGAGCTCTTCAGCGTCCACCAGATCGACGAGCTGGCCAAGTGCACCTCGGACACCGTCTTCCTGGAGAAGACCAACAAGATCTCGGACCTCATCAACAGCATAACTCAGGACTACAACCTGGACGAGCAGGATGCCGAGTGCAGGCTGGTCCGAGGCATCATCCGCATCAGCACCCGCAAAAGCAGGGTCCGGCCCCACATTTCCATCCCAGCCAGCCAGAGCCACGAGGAGAAGTCCAGCCGGGGCAACGCGCCCGACAGCGGCAACGAGACGATGCTGGAGTCCATGGTCATGAGCCAGGATG ATTTGGCCGTGCAAATATCGGAAGAAACGCCGGCAGATGTGATGGCCCGGAATATGAGGCGGCACAGCAGCGCAG GCTCTCCAACAAGCAGAGATTCCTCTTTCCAAGACACAGAGACTGACTCGTCTGGGGCACCTCTGCTTCAGGTGTATTGTTAA